One Pseudomonas lalucatii genomic window carries:
- a CDS encoding LEA type 2 family protein, translating to MPCRSPALLLALLPLLLAGSLGGCGSLALRDPLHIDLVGLEPLPGQGLEMRFALKLRVQNPNDRALDYHGVALALELNGQPLASGVSDQRGQVPRFGEALLSVPVSISAFSAMRQAWGAAGYRSGQGLPYELSGKLAGGLFGTTRFTDRGVLNWPEPAAPQ from the coding sequence ATGCCCTGCCGATCACCCGCCCTGCTGCTCGCCCTCCTGCCACTACTGCTGGCCGGCAGTCTGGGGGGCTGCGGCAGCCTGGCGCTGCGCGACCCGCTGCACATCGACCTGGTCGGCCTCGAGCCGCTCCCCGGCCAGGGCCTGGAAATGCGCTTCGCCCTCAAGCTGCGGGTGCAGAACCCCAACGACAGGGCACTGGACTACCACGGCGTGGCCCTGGCCCTGGAGCTCAACGGCCAGCCGCTGGCCAGCGGGGTGAGCGATCAACGGGGTCAGGTGCCGCGCTTCGGCGAGGCCTTGCTCAGCGTGCCGGTGAGCATTTCCGCCTTCTCCGCCATGCGCCAGGCCTGGGGAGCGGCCGGCTACCGGTCGGGGCAAGGGCTGCCCTATGAGCTGAGTGGCAAGCTGGCGGGCGGGCTGTTCGGCACCACCCGCTTCACCGACCGGGGCGTGCTGAACTGGCCGGAGCCGGCCGCGCCTCAGTGA
- a CDS encoding AraC family transcriptional regulator, whose amino-acid sequence MDRLSPLLAHFALSAQVFHSGPLCGLSEQFEHDRLGRLHLLRSGRLRVSGPHIRSYLVEQPSLLLFPRSCAHRLEGEGPDGAELLCATFDFGGGLGNPLLRTLPGELLVPLQAIPCLGPVLDLLFDEAFADHCGRQAAIDRLVEYVLILLMRHAMDANLLRVGVLAGLAEPRLAKAINAMHEQPQTTWTLASLAQRAGMSRARFAVNFREAVGMTPLDYLTEWRLSLAKGLLRQGKPLGLVAPAVGYASPEALSRAFSRSVGQSPRDWRKELAAS is encoded by the coding sequence ATGGACCGTCTCTCGCCCCTGCTGGCCCACTTCGCCCTCAGTGCCCAGGTGTTTCACAGCGGGCCGTTGTGCGGGCTTTCCGAACAGTTCGAGCATGACCGCCTCGGCCGCCTGCACCTGCTGCGCAGCGGCCGCCTGCGCGTCTCCGGGCCGCATATCCGCAGCTACCTGGTCGAACAACCCTCGCTGTTGCTGTTCCCCCGTTCCTGCGCGCACCGCCTGGAGGGCGAGGGGCCGGACGGAGCCGAACTGCTCTGCGCCACCTTCGATTTCGGCGGCGGGCTCGGCAACCCGCTGCTGCGCACCCTGCCCGGTGAGCTGCTGGTGCCGCTGCAGGCGATTCCCTGCCTGGGGCCGGTACTCGACCTGCTGTTCGACGAGGCCTTCGCCGACCATTGCGGGCGGCAGGCGGCCATCGATCGCCTGGTCGAGTACGTGCTGATCCTGCTGATGCGCCACGCCATGGACGCCAACCTGCTGCGGGTCGGCGTGCTCGCCGGCCTGGCCGAGCCGCGCCTGGCCAAGGCGATCAACGCCATGCACGAACAGCCGCAGACGACCTGGACCCTGGCGAGCCTGGCCCAGCGCGCGGGCATGTCGCGGGCCCGCTTCGCGGTGAACTTCCGCGAGGCGGTGGGCATGACCCCGCTGGACTACCTCACCGAGTGGCGCCTGAGCCTGGCCAAGGGCCTGCTCAGGCAGGGCAAGCCCCTGGGCCTGGTGGCGCCGGCCGTCGGCTACGCCAGCCCGGAGGCGCTGTCGCGGGCGTTCAGCCGGTCTGTCGGCCAGTCGCCGCGGGACTGGCGCAAGGAACTGGCCGCCTCCTGA